CATGGTGCTCGCCTCGTTGTCCGCGGCCACCTACACGGTCGTCGTGCTTCGCCTGAAGCGCCCCGCCGGAACCTCTGACTGACGCGGGATCCTCTCGCGCACAGGCGATGCATAGGCGGCACATCGGCGACTCATCAGCGCATCGGCGAGGGTGGTCGACATGAACAAGTCACTGACACGCAGCATCGGCTTCTGGCTCCTCCTCGTCCTCTCGCTTGCGACGACCGCGGTGGGCGGCTGGATCGTCGCCGGACAGCTGGGGACGATGACGAGCACGCTGACCGATGGCACCGCGACCGGTGTCGAGGTCTATGTCGGCCAGTCACTGGTGGTCGTCGGCGCCGCGCTGCTCGCCGCCGGTGTCCTCGGAATCCTGCTCGCGGTGGCGCTGACCGCCGTTCAGGCGCTCATCCCCGCAGCGACGCCCGTCGTCGTGGAGCCGATCGACTGGACCGCGGAGAACGATGCGACCGTCGACGAGGCCCCCGCCGCCACGATCGATGCCCCGACCGCCTCGGAGGTGTCGGACGCCGACACGAAGGACTCCGACACGAAGGACGCCGACACGACGCCCGTCACCGAGACGGAGCCGTCGATCACACGCTGAGATCCGACAGAAGAGGGGGCGCCGTCTCACGGCGCCCCCTCTTCTACGTTACGGAGTCTGTGTCAGTCCTCGGCTCAGAACGGCAGGAGCGGATCGACGGCGACTGCCACGAAGATCAGCGTGAGGTAGGTGATCGATGCGTGGAAGACGCGCATCGGGCGAGCCTCGGTTCCGTGCACGGCCCGGTTGTAGAGGCGGTGCGACTCGTAGATGAACCAGCCGCCGAACACCAGCGCCGAGACCGTGTAGACGAGACCCATGCCGGCGATCGGAACGAGCAGCAGCGAACAGGCCACGGTCGCCCACGCGTAGAGGATGACCTGCAACCCGACCTGAGAGGCGTTGCGCGTGACACCGAGCATGGGCACATCGACGTCTTCGTAGTCGTCGCGGTACTTCATGGAGAGCGGCCAGTAGTGCGGCGGCGTCCACAGGAAGATCAGCAGGAACAGGATGAATGCGGGCCAGTCCAGGGACTCGGTCACCGCCGCCCAGCCGATCAGCACCGGGAAGCATCCCGCGATGCCGCCCCACACGATGTTCTGCTCGGTGCGGCGCTTGAGGATCATCGTGTAGATCACGACGTAGAAGAAGATCGCGACGGCCGAGAGCGTCGCCGCCAGCCAGTTGGTGGTGACCAACAGCCACACCGTCGACACGACGGCAAGGGTCCAGGAGAAGATCAGTGCGCCACGTGGGGTGATCTCGCCTGTCACGAGCGGACGGTTCTCGGTGCGGTGCATATGCGCGTCGATGTCACGATCGAGGTACATGTTGAACGCGGCAGCGGATCCCGCGCTCAGCGAGCCGCCGATCACCGTGGCGAGGACCAGCCACAGGTCGGGCAGACCACCGTGGGCGAGGAACATCACCGGCACGGTCGAGACCAGCAGGAGTTCCAGGACGCGGGGCTTGGTGAGGGCGATATAGGCCTTCACCGTACGACCGAAGGACTGCGTCCCCACGGTCTGATCAGACATCGTCGAGATCTCGATCGCCTCCTCCACACGCGTCATGACAGCTCTTCCAGTCTAGGGCACCCCGGCGCGCGGCCCGATCCCCGCCCGGGCCCGCCGCGCGACGTAAGACAGCGTCAGACGGAATGAGCGCACCGCTATGCTGAAAACACTCGCGCCTGGCGCTGTGATCCCCCTTTTCCATGAGGCGGTTGCGCCTGAGCAGATGCGGATGCGCCAGGGAATAACGGCGCCCTTGAAACTGTCGGAAAGGGCATGGACGTGTCGGAATTGCAGTGGGAAGAAATCGATCGACGAGCAGTGGACACCGCGCGGATCTTGGCGGCGGATGCTGTGGAGAAGGTCGGTAACGGCCACCCCGGCACCGCGATGAGCCTCGCTCCGGCGGCTTACCTGCTGTACCAGCGCGTGCTGCGCCACGACCCGACCGACGTCGACTGGCTCGGCCGCGACCGCTTCATCCTGTCGGCGGGACACTCCTCCCTCACCCAGTACGTCGAGCTCTACCTCGGCGGCTTCGGTCTCGAGCTCGACGACCTGAAGGCGCTGCGCACGTGGGGCTCGCTCACGCCGGGCCACCCGGAGTACGGCCACACCAAGGGCGTCGAGATCACGACCGGCCCGCTCGGCCAGGGTCTCGCCTCCGCCGTCGGCTTCGCCTACGCGGCACGCTACGAGCGCGGTCTGTTCGACCCCGAGGCCGCGGCCGGCACCAGCCCCTTCGACCACTTCATCTACGTCGATCGCCGGCGACGGCGACCTGCAGGAGGGCGTGACCAGTCGAGGCATCCTCGCTCGCCGGCCACCAGCAGCTCGGCAACCTGATCGCGATCTACGACTCCAACCAGATCTCGATCGAGGACGACACCAACGTCGCCTTCACCGAGGACGTCGCGGCCCGCTACGAGGCCTACGGCTGGCACGTCCAGACCGTCGACTGGAAGAAGACCGGCGAGTACGTCGAAGACGTCGCTGAGCTCTACGCCGCGATCGAGGCAGCCAAGGGCGAGACCTCGAAGCCGTCGCTCATCATCCTCAAGACGATCATCGGCTGGCCCTCGCCCGGCAAGCAGAACTCGGGCAAGATCCACGGCTCGGCGCTCGGCGCCGACGAGCTCGCCGCGACGAAGAAGGTCCTCGGCTTCGACCCCGAGCAGCACTTCGCCGTCGCCGACGACGTGATCGCACACACGCGCGGCCTCGCCGTACGTGCCGCCGAGGCTCGCGCCGAGTGGCAGACGTCGCTTCGACGCGTGGGCGGCAGCGAACCCCGAGCGCAAGCAGCTGCTCGACCGCCTCGAGTCCGGCGAACTGCCCACCGACATCGTCGACGGCACTCCCGGTGTTCGAGGCCGGCAAGGACGTCTCCACCCGCGCCGCATCCGGCCAGGTCATCAACGCACTCGCCGCCGAGCTCCCCGAGCTGTGGGGCGGCTCGGCCGACCTCGCCGAGTCGAACCTCACCACGATCAAGGGCGCGCCGTCGTTCATCCCCTCGGAGTGGTCGACGCACGAGTGGTCGGGCACCCCGTACGGCCGCGTGCTGCACTTCGGCATCCGCGAGCACGCCATGGGCGCGATCCTCAACGGCATCGTGCTGCACGGCAACGACGCGCCGTTCGGCGGCACCTTCCTCATCTTCAGCGACTACATGCGTCCCGCCGTCCGTCTCGCCGCCCTCATGAACGTGCCCGCGTCTTCGTCTGGACCCACGACTCCGTCGCCCTCGGCGAGGACGGCCCGACGCACCAGCCGATCGAGCAGCTCGCCACGCTGCGCGCCATCCCGAACCTCGCCGTCGTCCGCCCCGCGGATGCCAACGAGACCGCTGACGCGTGGCTCGAGATCCTGCGTCGCCAGGCGGGGCCCGCCGGCATCGCGCTCACGCGTCAGAACATCCCGGTGTTCGAGCGCGGTGAGGATGCGGCCGAGGGTGCGACCTTCGCGGCGGCAGCCCACGTCGCCAAGGGCGCCTACGTGCTCGCCGAGGCGCCGAACGGCACGCCCGACGTGATCCTCGATCGCCACGGGCTCCGAGGTGCAGCTGGCCGTCGAGGCTCGCGACGCTCTCGCCGCCGAGGGCGTCGGCGTCCGCGTCGTCTCCGCTCCGTCGCTGGAGTGGTTCGACGAGCAGGATGAGGCGTACCGCGAGTCGCGTGCTCCCCGCCGCCGTCACGGCCCGCGTCTCGGTCGAGGCCGGTCCGTCGCTGTCAGTGGCGCGGCATCGTCGGCGACCCGGCCGACGTCGGTCGGATCGACCACTTCGGCGCTTCCGCCGACTACAAGACCCTGTTCGAGAAGTTCGGCATCACCACCGAGGCCGTCGTCACGGCCGCCGCGAGACCATCGCCGCCAGACAGCACCAAGGAGAACGCATGAGCACCCCCACCGCACAGCTCGCCGCCGCCGGCGTCAGCATCTGGCTCGACGACCTCTCCCGCACGCGCATCTCGTCGGGCAACCTCGCCGGCTGATCGCGACGCACAACGTCGTGGGCGTCACCACGAACCCGACGATCTTCGCGAACGCGCATCACCGAAGGACGACTCGTACGACGCGCAGGTCACCGAGCTCGCCGCGGCCGGCGCCGACGTCGACGAGGCGGTCTTCGAGATCACCACGCACGACGTCGCCGCAGCGCTCGACATCTTCCGCCCGGTCTTCGAGCGCGAACCAGCGTCGACGGCCGCGTGTCGATCGAGGTCTCCCCCGACCTCGCCCACGACACCGCCGGCACCGTCGCGCAGGCCAAGGAGCTGTGGGCCAAGGTCGACCGCCCCAACCTGCTCGATCAAGATCCCCGCGACCAAGGCCGGGCTTCCGGCGATCACCGAGGCCATCGGCGCCGGGCATCAGCGTCAACGTGACGCTGATCTTCAGCCTCGAGCGCTACGCCGAGGTCATCGACGCCTACCTCGACCGGTCTCGAGACGGCGAAGGCCGCCGGCATCGACCTGTCGACGATCCACTCCGTCGCCTCGTTCTTCGTGTCGCGCGTCGACACCGAGATCGACAAGCGCCTCGACGGCGATCGGCACCGACGAGGCGGCTGCGCTCAAGAGCAAGGCCGGGCTCGCCAACGCGCGCTCGCCTACGAGCTGTTCGAGCAGGAGTTCGCCGAGCGAGCGCGCGCAGGACCTCGTCGCCGCGGGCGCGAACGCGCAGCGTCCGCTGTGGGCCTCGACCGGCGTCAAGGACCCGGCACTCCCCGACACGCTGTACGTGACCGAGCTCGTCGCTGCCGGCACGTGAACACGATGCCCGAGAAGACGCTCGAGGCCACCTTCGACCACGGCGTCGTCACGGGCGACACCGATCACCGGCGCTACGCCGACGCGCACCAGGTCTTCGACAGCCTCGCGGCCGTCGGC
The sequence above is drawn from the Candidatus Microbacterium colombiense genome and encodes:
- a CDS encoding heme o synthase, yielding MSDQTVGTQSFGRTVKAYIALTKPRVLELLLVSTVPVMFLAHGGLPDLWLVLATVIGGSLSAGSAAAFNMYLDRDIDAHMHRTENRPLVTGEITPRGALIFSWTLAVVSTVWLLVTTNWLAATLSAVAIFFYVVIYTMILKRRTEQNIVWGGIAGCFPVLIGWAAVTESLDWPAFILFLLIFLWTPPHYWPLSMKYRDDYEDVDVPMLGVTRNASQVGLQVILYAWATVACSLLLVPIAGMGLVYTVSALVFGGWFIYESHRLYNRAVHGTEARPMRVFHASITYLTLIFVAVAVDPLLPF